One Glycine max cultivar Williams 82 chromosome 3, Glycine_max_v4.0, whole genome shotgun sequence DNA window includes the following coding sequences:
- the LOC100787892 gene encoding kinesin-like protein KIN-7K, chloroplastic isoform X2 encodes MASKHGVKSRRFGLSGSKAANSPSSSTASSSKQFQESSADGLSSSARSKPQHFAPETVAAAPPLDGQRVKENVTVTVRFRPLNPREIRQGEEIAWYADGETIVRNEYNPSIAYAYDRVFGPTTTTRQVYDVAAQHVVSGAMEGINGTVFAYGVTSSGKTHTMHGDQRSPGIIPLSVKDVFSIIQETPNREFLLRVSYLEIYNEVVNDLLNPAGQNLRIREDAQGTYVEGIKEEVVLSPAHALSLIAAGEEHRHVGSTNFNLLSSRSHTIFTLTIESSPCGENSEGEAVTLSQLNLIDLAGSESSKAETTGMRRREGSYINKSLLTLGTVISKLTEDKASHIPYRDSKLTRVLQSSLSGHGRVSLICTVTPSSSSTEETHNTLKFAHRAKYIEIRAAQNKIIDEKSLIKKYQQEIQCLKEELEKLKRGIVTVQPKDTEDDDIELLKQKLEDGQVKLQSRLEQEEEAKAALLGRIQRLTKLILVSTTASSSTRFPNRPGPRRRHSFGEEELAYLPYKRRDLILDEENIDLYVNLEGNAATADDSFKGEKKMKKHGLLNWLKLRKRDSALTGTSDKSSGAKSTSTPSTPQAESGNHVESRLSHSQPAESSPSADLASEAREDKYIHEDSLLGQETPLTSIKSVDQIDLLREQHKILSGEVALHSSALKRLSDEATRNPQNGHIDVEMKKLKDEITAKSEQIDLLEKQISNSFIASDKTEHSGALQTVAELMAQLNEKSFELEVKAADNRVIQEQLNQKICECESQQETIASLKQQLADALDLRNFSHVVNHSQNFSGTKDYCGELHLDKGNVTINNSNEGIQLQAQISEIEDLKQRVAELTESKEQLEFRNQKLAEESSYAKGLASAAAVELKALSEEVAKFMNQNERLAAELAASKNSPAERRTSGTVQNGRRESHARVRRNDQGASNANIKRELALSKERELSYEASLLEKDEKEAELQRKIEESKKREAYLENELANMWVLVAKLKKSQGAETDVSVSTIENLQLDG; translated from the exons ATGGCATCGAAGCACGGTGTGAAATCGAGAAGGTTCGGATTGAGTGGCTCAAAAGCTGCGAATTCGCCTTCATCTTCCACCGCGTCGTCTTCTAAGCAGTTTCAGGAGTCATCGGCTGATGGTCTGAGCTCGTCGGCGAGGAGTAAGCCGCAGCATTTTGCTCCAGAAACTGTTGCGGCTGCGCCACCTTTGGATGGACAGAGAGTGAAGGAAAATGTCACGGTGACGGTCCGATTTCGGCCTCTGAA TCCAAGGGAAATTCGACAAGGAGAGGAGATTGCTTGGTATGCAGATGGAGAAACTATAGTGCGAAATGAGTATAATCCGTCCATAGCATATGCATACG aTCGTGTCTTTGGTCCCACAACCACAACTCGTCAGGTCTATGATGTTGCTGCTCAGCATGTTGTTAGTGGTGCTATGGAGGGCATCAATG GTACAGTATTTGCATATGGGGTAACAAGCAGTGGGAAGACTCATACAATGCAT GGTGATCAAAGATCTCCTGGAATCATACCCCTTTCCGTGAAGGATGTTTTTAGCATTATCCAAGAG ACTCCAAACCGAGAGTTTCTCCTTCGAGTTTCATACTTGGAGATCTACAATGAG gtGGTTAATGACTTATTAAATCCAGCAGGACAGAACTTAAGAATCAGAGAGGATGCTCAG GGCACCTATGTTGAGGGAATAAAGGAAGAGGTTGTACTCTCCCCTGCTCATGCACTGTCCCTTATTGCAGCTGGAGAAG AGCACAGACATGTTGGGTCTACAAACTTCAACCTACTCAGCAGCAGGAGCCATACAATATTTACGCTG ACTATAGAGAGTAGTCCATGTGGTGAAAATAGTGAAGGAGAAGCAGTAACACTGTCACAACTG AATCTCATCGATCTAGCAGGTTCTGAGAGCTCAAAAGCTGAAACAACTGGTatgagaaggagagaaggatcTTATATCAATAAAAGTCTTCTAACTCTTGGAACT GTTATTTCAAAATTGACTGAAGATAAAGCTAGTCACATACCTTACAGGGATTCCAAATTGACTAGAGTTCTTCAGTCTTCGCTCAGTGGTCATGGACGTGTTTCT CTTATTTGCACAGTAACCCCTTCATCTAGTAGTACTGAAGAGACACATAATACATTGAAGTTTGCTCACCGGGCAAAGTACATTGAAATACGAGCAGCACAAAACAAG ATAATTGATGAGAAATCACTTATCAAGAAATACCAACAAGAGATTCAATGCTTAAAGGAAGAACTGGAAAAATTAAAGAGGGGTATTGTCACAGTTCAACCAAAAGATACCGAGGATGATGACATTGAGCTCCTAAAACAGAAG ttaGAAGATGGTCAAGTTAAGTTGCAATCCCGATtggaacaagaagaagaagctaaAGCTGCTTTATTAGGCAGAATTCAACGGTTGACTAAGTTGATTTTGGTCTCCACAACAGCATCATCGTCCACAAGATTTCCTAACAGACCTGGTCCTCGTAGAAGACATTCCTTCGGGGAAGAGGAG CTGGCATACCTTCCATACAAAAGGCGGGATTTAATCTTAGACGAGGAAAATATTGATTTGTATGTTAATCTGGAGGGAAATGCTGCAACAGCTGATGATTCTTTTAAGGGcgagaaaaagatgaagaaacaTGGATTACTAAATTGGTTGAAGTTACGT AAACGAGACAGTGCCTTGACTGGCACTAGTGATAAATCCAGTGGAGCAAAATCTACTAGCACACCTTCCACACCTCAAGCAGAAAGTGGTAATCATGTGGAGTCCAGACTTTCTCATTCTCAACCTGCAGAAAGCTCTCCCTCTGCTGATCTTGCATCAGAGGCAAGAGAGGATAAATATATTCATGAGGACAGTTTATTGGGACAGGAGACTCCTTTG ACAAGCATCAAATCGGTTGATCAGATTGATCTTCTGAGGGAGCAGCACAAGATTTTATCTGGAGAAGTGGCACTTCATTCAAGTGCTTTGAAGAGGCTATCTGACGAAGCAACAAGAAATCCTCAGAATGGTCATATTGAT GTGGAGATGAAAAAGTTGAAGGATGAAATTACAGCAAAGAGTGAACAAATAGATTTGCTGGAAAAGCAAATTTCTAATTCTTTCATTGCTTCAGATAAGACAGAACACTCAGGAGCATTGCAG ACTGTTGCTGAGCTGATGGCACAATTAAACGAGAAATCCTTTGAACTTGAG GTCAAAGCAGCAGATAACCGTGTAATTCAAGAACAGCTTAATCAGAAG ATTTGTGAATGTGAAAGCCAGCAAGAAACGATTGCCTCTCTTAAACAGCAACTTGCTGATGCATTGGACTTGAGAAATTTCAGCCATGTAGTcaatcattcacaaaatttctCTGGAACCAAAGATTATTGTGGTGAACTTCATCTTGACAAGGGGAATGTGACAATAAACAATTCAAATGAAGGGATTCAATTGCAAGCACAG ATAAGTGAGATAGAAGATCTGAAGCAGAGAGTGGCAGAACTAACAGAATCAAAGGAGCAGTTAGAATTTAGAAATCAGAAATTGGCAGAAGAGAGTTCCTATGCTAAAGGGCTTGCTTCAGCTGCTGCTGTTGAGCTTAAGGCACTGTCAGAAGAAGTTGCCAAATTCATGAACCAGAACGAGAGACTAGCTGCTGAGCTAGCTGCATCCAAGAATTCACCCGCTGAACGTAGAACTAGTGGCACAGTCCAAAATGGACGAAGGGAAAGTCATGCTAGAGTTAGACGAAATGATCAGGGTGCATCAAACGCCAATATCAAGAGAGAATTAGCCTTGAGCAAAGAAAGGGAACTTTCATATGAAGCTTCCCTTTTAGAGAAAGATGAGAAAGAGG
- the LOC100787892 gene encoding kinesin-like protein KIN-7K, chloroplastic isoform X1: MASKHGVKSRRFGLSGSKAANSPSSSTASSSKQFQESSADGLSSSARSKPQHFAPETVAAAPPLDGQRVKENVTVTVRFRPLNPREIRQGEEIAWYADGETIVRNEYNPSIAYAYDRVFGPTTTTRQVYDVAAQHVVSGAMEGINGTVFAYGVTSSGKTHTMHGDQRSPGIIPLSVKDVFSIIQETPNREFLLRVSYLEIYNEVVNDLLNPAGQNLRIREDAQGTYVEGIKEEVVLSPAHALSLIAAGEEHRHVGSTNFNLLSSRSHTIFTLTIESSPCGENSEGEAVTLSQLNLIDLAGSESSKAETTGMRRREGSYINKSLLTLGTVISKLTEDKASHIPYRDSKLTRVLQSSLSGHGRVSLICTVTPSSSSTEETHNTLKFAHRAKYIEIRAAQNKIIDEKSLIKKYQQEIQCLKEELEKLKRGIVTVQPKDTEDDDIELLKQKLEDGQVKLQSRLEQEEEAKAALLGRIQRLTKLILVSTTASSSTRFPNRPGPRRRHSFGEEELAYLPYKRRDLILDEENIDLYVNLEGNAATADDSFKGEKKMKKHGLLNWLKLRKRDSALTGTSDKSSGAKSTSTPSTPQAESGNHVESRLSHSQPAESSPSADLASEAREDKYIHEDSLLGQETPLTSIKSVDQIDLLREQHKILSGEVALHSSALKRLSDEATRNPQNGHIDFCLIHTKVEMKKLKDEITAKSEQIDLLEKQISNSFIASDKTEHSGALQTVAELMAQLNEKSFELEVKAADNRVIQEQLNQKICECESQQETIASLKQQLADALDLRNFSHVVNHSQNFSGTKDYCGELHLDKGNVTINNSNEGIQLQAQISEIEDLKQRVAELTESKEQLEFRNQKLAEESSYAKGLASAAAVELKALSEEVAKFMNQNERLAAELAASKNSPAERRTSGTVQNGRRESHARVRRNDQGASNANIKRELALSKERELSYEASLLEKDEKEAELQRKIEESKKREAYLENELANMWVLVAKLKKSQGAETDVSVSTIENLQLDG; this comes from the exons ATGGCATCGAAGCACGGTGTGAAATCGAGAAGGTTCGGATTGAGTGGCTCAAAAGCTGCGAATTCGCCTTCATCTTCCACCGCGTCGTCTTCTAAGCAGTTTCAGGAGTCATCGGCTGATGGTCTGAGCTCGTCGGCGAGGAGTAAGCCGCAGCATTTTGCTCCAGAAACTGTTGCGGCTGCGCCACCTTTGGATGGACAGAGAGTGAAGGAAAATGTCACGGTGACGGTCCGATTTCGGCCTCTGAA TCCAAGGGAAATTCGACAAGGAGAGGAGATTGCTTGGTATGCAGATGGAGAAACTATAGTGCGAAATGAGTATAATCCGTCCATAGCATATGCATACG aTCGTGTCTTTGGTCCCACAACCACAACTCGTCAGGTCTATGATGTTGCTGCTCAGCATGTTGTTAGTGGTGCTATGGAGGGCATCAATG GTACAGTATTTGCATATGGGGTAACAAGCAGTGGGAAGACTCATACAATGCAT GGTGATCAAAGATCTCCTGGAATCATACCCCTTTCCGTGAAGGATGTTTTTAGCATTATCCAAGAG ACTCCAAACCGAGAGTTTCTCCTTCGAGTTTCATACTTGGAGATCTACAATGAG gtGGTTAATGACTTATTAAATCCAGCAGGACAGAACTTAAGAATCAGAGAGGATGCTCAG GGCACCTATGTTGAGGGAATAAAGGAAGAGGTTGTACTCTCCCCTGCTCATGCACTGTCCCTTATTGCAGCTGGAGAAG AGCACAGACATGTTGGGTCTACAAACTTCAACCTACTCAGCAGCAGGAGCCATACAATATTTACGCTG ACTATAGAGAGTAGTCCATGTGGTGAAAATAGTGAAGGAGAAGCAGTAACACTGTCACAACTG AATCTCATCGATCTAGCAGGTTCTGAGAGCTCAAAAGCTGAAACAACTGGTatgagaaggagagaaggatcTTATATCAATAAAAGTCTTCTAACTCTTGGAACT GTTATTTCAAAATTGACTGAAGATAAAGCTAGTCACATACCTTACAGGGATTCCAAATTGACTAGAGTTCTTCAGTCTTCGCTCAGTGGTCATGGACGTGTTTCT CTTATTTGCACAGTAACCCCTTCATCTAGTAGTACTGAAGAGACACATAATACATTGAAGTTTGCTCACCGGGCAAAGTACATTGAAATACGAGCAGCACAAAACAAG ATAATTGATGAGAAATCACTTATCAAGAAATACCAACAAGAGATTCAATGCTTAAAGGAAGAACTGGAAAAATTAAAGAGGGGTATTGTCACAGTTCAACCAAAAGATACCGAGGATGATGACATTGAGCTCCTAAAACAGAAG ttaGAAGATGGTCAAGTTAAGTTGCAATCCCGATtggaacaagaagaagaagctaaAGCTGCTTTATTAGGCAGAATTCAACGGTTGACTAAGTTGATTTTGGTCTCCACAACAGCATCATCGTCCACAAGATTTCCTAACAGACCTGGTCCTCGTAGAAGACATTCCTTCGGGGAAGAGGAG CTGGCATACCTTCCATACAAAAGGCGGGATTTAATCTTAGACGAGGAAAATATTGATTTGTATGTTAATCTGGAGGGAAATGCTGCAACAGCTGATGATTCTTTTAAGGGcgagaaaaagatgaagaaacaTGGATTACTAAATTGGTTGAAGTTACGT AAACGAGACAGTGCCTTGACTGGCACTAGTGATAAATCCAGTGGAGCAAAATCTACTAGCACACCTTCCACACCTCAAGCAGAAAGTGGTAATCATGTGGAGTCCAGACTTTCTCATTCTCAACCTGCAGAAAGCTCTCCCTCTGCTGATCTTGCATCAGAGGCAAGAGAGGATAAATATATTCATGAGGACAGTTTATTGGGACAGGAGACTCCTTTG ACAAGCATCAAATCGGTTGATCAGATTGATCTTCTGAGGGAGCAGCACAAGATTTTATCTGGAGAAGTGGCACTTCATTCAAGTGCTTTGAAGAGGCTATCTGACGAAGCAACAAGAAATCCTCAGAATGGTCATATTGAT TTTTGTTTAATTCATACCAAGGTGGAGATGAAAAAGTTGAAGGATGAAATTACAGCAAAGAGTGAACAAATAGATTTGCTGGAAAAGCAAATTTCTAATTCTTTCATTGCTTCAGATAAGACAGAACACTCAGGAGCATTGCAG ACTGTTGCTGAGCTGATGGCACAATTAAACGAGAAATCCTTTGAACTTGAG GTCAAAGCAGCAGATAACCGTGTAATTCAAGAACAGCTTAATCAGAAG ATTTGTGAATGTGAAAGCCAGCAAGAAACGATTGCCTCTCTTAAACAGCAACTTGCTGATGCATTGGACTTGAGAAATTTCAGCCATGTAGTcaatcattcacaaaatttctCTGGAACCAAAGATTATTGTGGTGAACTTCATCTTGACAAGGGGAATGTGACAATAAACAATTCAAATGAAGGGATTCAATTGCAAGCACAG ATAAGTGAGATAGAAGATCTGAAGCAGAGAGTGGCAGAACTAACAGAATCAAAGGAGCAGTTAGAATTTAGAAATCAGAAATTGGCAGAAGAGAGTTCCTATGCTAAAGGGCTTGCTTCAGCTGCTGCTGTTGAGCTTAAGGCACTGTCAGAAGAAGTTGCCAAATTCATGAACCAGAACGAGAGACTAGCTGCTGAGCTAGCTGCATCCAAGAATTCACCCGCTGAACGTAGAACTAGTGGCACAGTCCAAAATGGACGAAGGGAAAGTCATGCTAGAGTTAGACGAAATGATCAGGGTGCATCAAACGCCAATATCAAGAGAGAATTAGCCTTGAGCAAAGAAAGGGAACTTTCATATGAAGCTTCCCTTTTAGAGAAAGATGAGAAAGAGG